A region of the Oxobacter pfennigii genome:
ACATCTAATTTTGAATTTATTTTTAAAAGCCAGAAAGACAAACCCATTTCCAGGCAAACCCTTGATTATCTGATGAAAAAATACTGCTCTCTGGCTAATATCGATGATAGAAGCAAACATCACTTTCATTCACTAAAGCATACTACCGCCGTTCACCTGGCTGAATCCGATATGGATATTAAAGAACTCCAGTGGTGGCTTGGGCATAAATCTGTTTCGAACACTGAAATTTATTTTCAATTTACTACAAAACAGCAAGAGAAAATGTATTCAAAACTTGAGGAAAAGAGTGAAATGGTCTGATCTTGACTCAAATAAATAAATATCCCCCGGCATAGCCGGGGGTTTTTCATTGGCGGGCAT
Encoded here:
- a CDS encoding tyrosine-type recombinase/integrase, which produces MAKKTDNKMKYLTQQEAKNLFNAIKSYGSIHSARDLAIFRVAYRCGLRASEIALIRLQDYNFLKGELYCKRLKGSCNNTIKLDAKTKSVLDVYITENNITSNFEFIFKSQKDKPISRQTLDYLMKKYCSLANIDDRSKHHFHSLKHTTAVHLAESDMDIKELQWWLGHKSVSNTEIYFQFTTKQQEKMYSKLEEKSEMV